Proteins from a single region of Natrinema salifodinae:
- a CDS encoding DUF106 domain-containing protein encodes MTRTAEKIDALVREDSSMADALESIREEADRNGGEVQWADVSDELTSGQWGRLIEKGVLVDGDEGFEIADREAYDQALDGDGSGTSAATDIDIDEDESSWSQWDKIAGVAALLLMPGYWFDSVQNVVGSTVNTVLGPLDAALPFYAVILSVALITGLYSSLLQANLMDADRMAKYQERMKAVQEEQQEIRERKKEAEERGASDAEIERIENELERAREEQMEAMADNLGMFKEQFRPMVWIMLLTIPLFLWMYWKIRTGGIGGAEQIVVMPLVGEIQWQEGVLGPMQAWIVWYFLCSMGFSQLLRKSLNIDMSPSTA; translated from the coding sequence ATGACGCGTACAGCCGAGAAGATCGACGCCCTGGTCCGCGAGGATTCCTCGATGGCGGATGCGCTCGAGTCCATCCGCGAGGAAGCCGACAGGAACGGCGGTGAGGTCCAGTGGGCCGACGTCAGCGACGAGTTAACCAGCGGACAGTGGGGGCGGCTGATCGAGAAGGGTGTGTTAGTCGACGGCGACGAGGGATTCGAGATCGCCGATCGCGAGGCCTACGACCAGGCCTTGGACGGCGACGGGAGCGGAACGAGTGCCGCCACCGACATCGACATCGACGAAGATGAATCGAGTTGGTCCCAGTGGGACAAGATCGCCGGCGTCGCCGCGCTGTTGTTGATGCCCGGCTACTGGTTCGACTCGGTCCAGAACGTCGTCGGCAGCACGGTCAACACCGTCCTCGGTCCGCTCGACGCGGCGCTCCCGTTCTACGCCGTGATCCTTTCGGTCGCGCTGATCACCGGTCTCTACTCGTCGCTGCTCCAGGCGAATCTGATGGACGCCGATCGGATGGCCAAGTACCAAGAGCGGATGAAGGCCGTCCAGGAGGAGCAACAGGAGATCCGCGAACGAAAGAAGGAAGCCGAGGAGCGCGGCGCGAGCGACGCCGAAATCGAGCGCATCGAGAACGAACTCGAACGCGCCCGCGAGGAACAGATGGAGGCCATGGCGGACAACCTCGGGATGTTCAAAGAGCAGTTCCGTCCGATGGTCTGGATCATGCTCCTGACGATCCCGCTGTTCCTCTGGATGTACTGGAAGATCCGGACGGGCGGGATCGGCGGCGCCGAACAGATCGTCGTGATGCCCCTCGTCGGCGAGATCCAGTGGCAGGAAGGGGTGCTCGGTCCGATGCAGGCGTGGATCGTTTGGTACTTCCTGTGCTCGATGGGCTTCTCCCAGCTGCTGCGTAAATCGCTGAACATCGACATGTCGCCGTCGACCGCCTGA
- a CDS encoding uracil-DNA glycosylase → MTDQHATDWEFESEFGDVLETVPDDQFDPERFVPGVGPLSADVMLVGEAPGKQEVDQGEPFVGQAGKQLDRALESIGYDRRDCYITNLVKVRPPENRDPYVDEIEAWWPVLEAEIERIDPTVLVPLGSFAAAEILDTDETITDLHGQEFERDGRTVIPAFHPAAALYDRSKVEAIETDLGAALELA, encoded by the coding sequence ATGACCGACCAGCACGCGACCGACTGGGAGTTTGAGTCGGAGTTCGGTGACGTACTCGAGACAGTCCCCGACGACCAGTTCGATCCCGAGCGGTTCGTCCCCGGCGTCGGACCGCTGTCGGCCGACGTGATGCTCGTCGGCGAAGCCCCCGGCAAGCAGGAAGTCGATCAGGGCGAGCCGTTCGTCGGCCAGGCCGGCAAGCAACTCGACCGGGCGCTCGAGTCGATCGGCTACGACCGGCGGGACTGCTACATCACCAACCTCGTCAAGGTGCGACCACCGGAGAACCGCGACCCGTACGTCGACGAGATCGAGGCGTGGTGGCCCGTGCTGGAAGCCGAGATCGAACGGATCGATCCGACCGTGCTCGTTCCGCTGGGGAGTTTCGCGGCGGCAGAGATCCTCGACACCGACGAGACGATCACCGACCTGCACGGGCAGGAGTTCGAGCGAGACGGGCGGACCGTCATCCCGGCGTTCCACCCGGCCGCGGCGCTGTACGACCGCAGCAAGGTCGAGGCGATCGAGACCGATCTGGGGGCGGCCCTCGAGTTAGCGTAA
- the coxB gene encoding cytochrome c oxidase subunit II: MNTIFSALIAPMQQTRVDVFEEIFLVFLGLGTLVGIVVVSYTLYNAYKYRDTGDAGDDEDLPSVGELPTGGKGGKKLFLSFGISAVIVISLVIWTYGMLLYVEDPGDGDTAQEEALEVEVTGDSFAWFFEYDNGIEPSNLRVPAGERVWLQVTSGDVWHTFGIPDQRVKADAIPGEYDETWFEADEPGQYDIKCYELCGEYHTQMTGTVEVMEPEEFDQWMDDQLTMTFTLEDENEERVTEGYEMTLEHQETDFERSYTADDFENGSIEINDIEQGGEYNVTITPTNDQFEPVEEEFDMTGPVDETYTIETGAAEDEGNESDGSDGNESDSETESESESGDGGEN; encoded by the coding sequence ATGAATACAATCTTCAGCGCACTCATCGCCCCGATGCAGCAGACCCGCGTCGACGTGTTCGAGGAGATCTTTCTGGTCTTCCTCGGACTCGGCACTCTCGTCGGCATCGTCGTGGTCTCGTATACCTTGTACAACGCGTACAAGTACCGAGACACCGGCGACGCCGGCGACGACGAGGATCTGCCATCCGTCGGGGAGCTACCGACAGGCGGAAAGGGCGGCAAGAAACTGTTCCTCTCGTTCGGCATCAGCGCCGTTATCGTCATCTCGCTGGTGATCTGGACGTACGGGATGCTCCTGTACGTCGAGGATCCCGGCGACGGCGACACCGCACAGGAGGAGGCGCTCGAAGTCGAAGTCACCGGCGACAGCTTCGCCTGGTTCTTCGAGTACGACAACGGGATCGAACCGAGTAACCTCCGGGTCCCCGCCGGCGAGCGGGTCTGGCTACAGGTGACTTCGGGCGACGTCTGGCACACGTTCGGTATACCCGATCAACGGGTGAAAGCCGACGCGATTCCGGGCGAGTACGACGAGACGTGGTTCGAGGCCGACGAACCTGGTCAGTACGACATCAAGTGTTACGAGCTCTGTGGCGAGTATCACACGCAGATGACCGGGACGGTCGAAGTCATGGAGCCCGAAGAGTTCGATCAGTGGATGGACGATCAGCTGACCATGACGTTCACGCTCGAAGACGAGAACGAAGAGCGGGTGACGGAGGGCTACGAAATGACCCTCGAACACCAGGAGACGGACTTCGAGCGGAGTTACACGGCAGACGACTTCGAGAACGGCTCGATCGAGATCAACGACATCGAACAGGGTGGTGAGTACAACGTGACGATCACGCCCACCAACGATCAGTTCGAACCGGTCGAAGAGGAGTTCGACATGACCGGTCCGGTCGACGAGACCTACACGATCGAGACGGGCGCAGCGGAAGACGAAGGTAACGAATCCGATGGATCTGATGGTAACGAAAGCGACAGTGAAACTGAAAGCGAAAGCGAATCCGGCGACGGAGGTGAGAATTGA
- a CDS encoding cbb3-type cytochrome c oxidase subunit I: MSDLPPMRSVKRWLVTTNHKDVGILYIATSLFFLLFGGVLALLFRAHLWEAGGIDLLTNDQYYQSVTGHGLLMVFWFLSPIASGFANYFVPLQIGAKDLAFPRLNALSYWFYLFSGVLMGISFFQGGSFSGGWTMYAPLNVPMYNSAMEAAAGGNATVLALTLFVISITIGSVNFLVTLHRSRAEGLGLWNMPMFSWSWLLTIWMMLFAFAALLAVLLLLSVDRLFLTQYFATNQGSSLLWAHMFWFFGHPEVYIVFFPALGIMFEVFQTFTGRRLVGRKWVIIAMVLVAVQSFLVWMHHMFLSTINLPIKTLFMATTIGISLPFDLMVFSLIYTMVKGRVRFTTPFLWCLGALVLFILGGITGVFLGAVVLDYEFRGTYWVVAHFHYVMVSGVTALVGGIYYWWPKISGKMYSERLGKLNFAVYFLGFNLLYFPMFLAWETPRRVFHYGESAQIYHQLATVGAFILGASFLIMFYTLAKSWVSGPEAPDNPWTYSRTAEWAIPSPPPLENWPDRPSYASGSLEFVDDAATATDGGVAQGTTGAMATAAHEEEHADHASIWPFGIGVSTFVFFLGLSGMTAYIYSFVESNIHSEVGDFVSLAGAPEQSIVYPILTALGIAMLGVSLFQFGREQFTAPEMAVAERWPFEGINNTKMGVWVFLASDVVVFGAAIGAYVFMRIHMGWDAWHLDAITEAGLVNTYVLLTSSFAVVLAHVMAERGNKKGLLGSLSATVLLGLVFMSVKAFEYSSKFADGHYWFSELEYSLYFVTTGLHALHVFLGLLIAVFMLYRIVSVDAYLEDHLPVEYFGLYWHFVDIVWVFLFPLFYLM, from the coding sequence ATGAGTGATCTGCCGCCGATGCGGTCGGTCAAGCGGTGGCTGGTCACGACCAATCACAAGGATGTCGGTATCCTCTATATCGCGACGTCGCTGTTCTTCCTGCTGTTCGGCGGCGTCCTGGCGCTGTTATTCCGCGCCCACCTGTGGGAAGCGGGTGGAATCGACCTGCTGACTAACGACCAGTACTACCAGTCGGTCACGGGCCACGGGCTCTTGATGGTCTTCTGGTTCCTGTCACCGATCGCGAGTGGATTCGCGAACTACTTCGTCCCGCTCCAGATCGGTGCGAAGGACCTCGCGTTCCCGCGGCTGAACGCGCTGAGTTACTGGTTCTACCTGTTCTCGGGTGTCCTCATGGGCATCTCGTTCTTCCAGGGCGGCTCGTTCTCCGGCGGCTGGACGATGTACGCGCCGCTGAACGTGCCCATGTATAACTCGGCGATGGAGGCGGCGGCTGGGGGCAACGCGACGGTGCTGGCGTTGACCCTCTTCGTCATCTCCATCACGATCGGGTCAGTGAACTTCCTCGTGACGCTCCACCGGTCCCGCGCCGAGGGCCTCGGCCTGTGGAACATGCCGATGTTCTCCTGGTCGTGGCTGCTGACGATCTGGATGATGCTGTTCGCGTTCGCGGCGCTGCTGGCCGTGCTGTTGCTGCTGTCCGTCGACCGGCTGTTCCTCACGCAGTACTTCGCGACCAACCAGGGGTCGAGCCTGCTGTGGGCCCACATGTTCTGGTTCTTCGGTCACCCAGAGGTGTACATCGTCTTCTTCCCCGCACTGGGGATCATGTTCGAGGTATTCCAGACGTTCACCGGACGACGTCTCGTCGGCCGGAAGTGGGTCATCATCGCGATGGTTCTGGTCGCGGTCCAGTCGTTCCTCGTCTGGATGCACCACATGTTCCTGTCGACGATCAACCTCCCGATCAAGACGCTGTTCATGGCGACGACGATCGGGATCTCGCTGCCCTTCGACCTGATGGTGTTCTCGCTGATCTACACGATGGTCAAGGGTCGGGTGCGCTTTACGACGCCATTCCTGTGGTGTCTCGGCGCACTCGTGCTGTTCATCCTCGGCGGCATCACCGGGGTCTTCCTCGGCGCCGTCGTGCTCGACTACGAGTTCCGGGGCACCTACTGGGTCGTCGCGCACTTCCACTACGTGATGGTCTCCGGCGTCACCGCGTTGGTCGGTGGCATCTACTACTGGTGGCCCAAGATCTCCGGGAAGATGTACTCTGAGCGCCTCGGCAAGCTCAACTTCGCCGTCTACTTCCTCGGGTTCAATCTGCTGTACTTCCCGATGTTCCTCGCCTGGGAGACGCCCCGGCGTGTCTTCCACTACGGCGAGAGCGCTCAGATCTACCACCAGCTGGCGACCGTCGGGGCGTTCATCCTCGGCGCGTCGTTCTTGATTATGTTCTACACGCTCGCGAAGAGCTGGGTTTCCGGCCCCGAGGCGCCCGACAACCCGTGGACGTACTCGCGGACCGCGGAGTGGGCGATCCCCTCGCCGCCGCCGCTTGAGAACTGGCCGGATCGGCCCAGCTACGCCAGCGGCTCGCTGGAGTTCGTCGACGACGCCGCGACCGCGACCGACGGCGGCGTCGCACAGGGAACGACCGGTGCGATGGCGACCGCAGCTCACGAGGAGGAACACGCCGACCACGCCAGCATCTGGCCGTTCGGCATCGGCGTTTCCACGTTCGTCTTCTTCCTCGGACTCAGCGGCATGACGGCGTACATCTACTCGTTCGTCGAGTCCAACATCCACAGCGAGGTCGGCGACTTCGTGAGCCTGGCCGGTGCGCCCGAGCAGAGCATCGTCTATCCGATCCTGACGGCTCTCGGGATCGCGATGCTCGGCGTCTCGCTGTTCCAGTTCGGCCGCGAACAGTTCACCGCGCCCGAAATGGCCGTCGCCGAGCGCTGGCCGTTCGAAGGCATCAACAACACGAAGATGGGTGTCTGGGTCTTCCTGGCCTCGGACGTCGTCGTCTTCGGCGCCGCGATCGGCGCGTACGTGTTCATGCGGATCCACATGGGCTGGGACGCCTGGCACCTCGACGCCATCACTGAGGCCGGCCTGGTCAACACCTACGTCCTGTTGACCTCCAGCTTCGCGGTCGTGCTCGCCCACGTGATGGCCGAGCGCGGGAACAAGAAGGGCCTGCTCGGCTCGCTCAGTGCCACGGTCCTGCTGGGCCTCGTGTTCATGAGCGTCAAGGCCTTCGAGTACAGCAGCAAGTTCGCTGACGGTCACTACTGGTTCAGCGAGCTCGAATATTCGCTGTACTTCGTGACGACCGGGTTGCACGCGCTGCACGTGTTCCTCGGCCTGCTCATCGCCGTGTTCATGCTCTACCGGATCGTGAGCGTCGACGCGTATCTGGAAGACCACCTGCCGGTCGAGTACTTCGGCCTCTACTGGCACTTCGTCGACATCGTCTGGGTCTTCCTCTTCCCGCTGTTCTACCTGATGTAG
- a CDS encoding DUF7289 family protein — protein MGFRQDDTSSLLSARGQSTLIGVVLLIGMVATISVGVLLFAGDAMSAAEQQSEREQVEQSFVELSQKMSTTSTNDDVPQAMDLAVGQNGAVVMTDTGKLQIEGGNVSENISIGAIEYEGNDGSRIAYQAGGVFSETGEETRVVSAPPITYSAETETLTLPVVNIGDEEDLHSGDVYINHNKTDPLHDATLVENDSVTITVTSQYYRGWEEYFEQQGGPTAVRDVKTYPNNDTGVVRAEFGYRDISDAFRTGAIYANDFNASNGVDIDENMTEQAAFPPLSEEIDRLINETAPPDGELDGEKVTYLGEVTERNDSVSDGVYFAEEIKENGHLDFSLSEGNATLVVNGSISSDDKEKMITVSDYEDGNSLRVYVKGDYNARNGGKTCVTVEGCEVNEDATVIQMTVSSNSEIDFGSGGKARFEGVLYAGGTDENWSKRSSCKDQVCFHSNPSFYGSLVASSVDLQGGGGSIDFEYDEDLQDADIDVYPDPSSLPPQLTYLNIAEHKVDVKNN, from the coding sequence ATGGGTTTTCGCCAGGATGACACATCATCTCTATTGTCGGCACGGGGCCAGTCGACGCTGATCGGCGTCGTGTTGTTAATTGGAATGGTTGCAACCATCAGCGTTGGCGTTCTTCTTTTCGCTGGGGACGCCATGTCTGCTGCAGAACAACAATCCGAACGAGAACAGGTTGAGCAATCGTTCGTCGAGTTGAGCCAGAAAATGTCGACAACCTCGACAAACGACGACGTTCCTCAGGCGATGGATCTCGCAGTCGGTCAAAACGGAGCAGTCGTGATGACCGATACAGGAAAGCTCCAGATTGAAGGCGGTAATGTAAGCGAAAACATATCTATTGGTGCGATCGAATACGAAGGAAACGACGGAAGCAGAATTGCTTATCAGGCGGGCGGTGTCTTCAGCGAAACGGGTGAAGAAACGCGAGTCGTCTCCGCACCGCCGATCACCTACAGCGCTGAGACGGAAACGCTAACGCTACCGGTAGTTAACATCGGTGACGAAGAGGATCTCCATTCCGGCGATGTCTATATCAATCACAATAAAACGGATCCGCTCCACGACGCTACGCTCGTCGAAAATGACTCGGTGACGATCACAGTTACGAGCCAATACTATCGGGGGTGGGAGGAATACTTCGAGCAACAGGGTGGTCCGACGGCGGTTCGAGACGTCAAAACGTACCCAAATAACGACACTGGTGTTGTAAGAGCCGAATTTGGATACCGAGATATTTCGGACGCATTTAGAACGGGTGCTATCTACGCTAACGATTTCAACGCGTCAAACGGTGTCGATATCGACGAGAACATGACCGAACAGGCGGCTTTCCCGCCACTATCTGAAGAGATAGATCGATTGATAAATGAAACGGCGCCGCCGGACGGCGAATTGGACGGGGAGAAGGTCACATATCTCGGTGAAGTAACTGAGCGAAACGATAGCGTCAGTGACGGGGTTTACTTTGCCGAAGAGATAAAGGAAAACGGCCATCTCGATTTCTCTCTTTCTGAGGGGAACGCGACGCTCGTTGTTAACGGAAGTATCTCCTCGGACGATAAGGAGAAAATGATAACCGTAAGTGATTACGAGGACGGGAACAGTTTACGGGTTTATGTGAAAGGCGATTACAATGCTCGGAACGGTGGGAAAACCTGTGTGACGGTAGAGGGATGTGAAGTGAACGAAGATGCAACCGTAATACAGATGACCGTCTCTTCAAATTCGGAAATCGACTTCGGATCCGGCGGAAAGGCGAGATTCGAAGGCGTGCTCTACGCAGGAGGAACCGACGAAAATTGGTCGAAACGTAGCAGCTGTAAGGACCAAGTGTGCTTCCATTCGAACCCCAGTTTCTACGGTTCGTTAGTCGCGTCTTCTGTGGACCTCCAGGGAGGCGGCGGCAGTATCGACTTCGAATACGATGAAGACCTTCAAGACGCCGACATAGATGTGTATCCCGACCCAAGCAGCCTCCCACCGCAGCTCACGTACCTCAATATCGCCGAACACAAAGTCGACGTCAAAAACAATTAA
- a CDS encoding DUF7410 domain-containing protein yields MATERALEREYEVPADEPPAATCPYCGRPFRSERYATFHVGVEHAEVCSEAERDAFDEERDDEEYELFTFHFKAAVTVFLVYFLFTFIYALVWSS; encoded by the coding sequence ATGGCGACCGAGCGCGCGCTCGAGCGAGAGTACGAGGTGCCCGCCGACGAACCGCCGGCCGCGACCTGTCCCTACTGCGGTCGACCGTTTCGCTCGGAGCGATACGCCACGTTCCACGTCGGCGTCGAGCACGCCGAGGTGTGTTCCGAAGCCGAACGGGACGCCTTCGACGAGGAACGCGACGACGAGGAGTACGAGCTGTTCACCTTCCACTTCAAGGCGGCCGTCACCGTATTTCTGGTCTACTTTTTGTTTACGTTCATCTACGCGCTGGTCTGGTCCAGTTAA
- a CDS encoding cation:proton antiporter domain-containing protein, translated as MQELNIALVTIGGLTLVLSLIAGLLRNRVYVLSEPILAVLLGVVIGSLGLDLLHLAAWGDPFTIMEQFARLTVGLAVMAAALRLPQRYVREHARAMAAVLVPGMIGMWLVSGALVYVLLDVPLWVGLLIGAIVTPTDPVLAGTIVTGSAAEQHIPMPIRNLLSGESGANDGLAYPLVFLPILMLQHPPGRALTDWLLSTLLWEVGAAVVIGATIGAAAGWVERESKEHHFLEETSLLSVTVAFTFAVLGGVKLLGSDGILAAFVAGLLFNQFADATDEADEQKIQETVLRLFTFPIFVCFGLALPVAEWIALGWAGVALAASVLLLRRLPMLVVFRRFVDPIDGARDALFAGWFGPIGIAAIFYATVAHRVLGLELVWPAASLVVASSVLVHGVTATPFTKLYGRRSGRARTQRQSQSTESDASSSFSDG; from the coding sequence ATGCAGGAGTTGAACATCGCGCTCGTTACGATCGGCGGGTTGACGCTGGTCTTGAGCCTGATCGCGGGGCTGCTTCGAAACAGGGTGTACGTCCTCTCGGAACCGATTCTGGCAGTCTTGCTCGGCGTCGTGATCGGGTCGCTCGGACTCGATCTCCTTCACTTGGCCGCGTGGGGTGACCCGTTTACGATCATGGAGCAGTTCGCCCGCCTCACGGTCGGCCTGGCCGTCATGGCCGCCGCGCTCCGGCTCCCCCAGCGGTACGTCCGCGAGCACGCCCGCGCGATGGCGGCCGTCCTCGTTCCGGGGATGATCGGGATGTGGCTCGTCAGCGGCGCGCTCGTGTACGTCCTGTTGGACGTCCCGCTCTGGGTCGGCCTGCTCATCGGAGCGATCGTCACGCCAACTGACCCGGTTCTCGCCGGGACCATCGTCACGGGAAGCGCGGCGGAACAGCACATCCCGATGCCGATCCGGAACCTCCTGTCGGGCGAGTCGGGCGCCAACGACGGCCTGGCGTACCCGCTGGTCTTCCTCCCGATTCTGATGCTTCAGCACCCGCCCGGGCGAGCGCTCACCGACTGGCTGCTCTCGACGCTCCTCTGGGAAGTCGGTGCGGCCGTCGTGATCGGCGCAACGATCGGTGCGGCCGCCGGCTGGGTCGAACGGGAGTCCAAAGAGCACCACTTCCTCGAGGAGACGTCGCTACTCAGCGTGACCGTCGCGTTCACCTTCGCCGTACTGGGCGGCGTCAAACTGCTCGGCAGCGACGGCATCCTCGCGGCCTTCGTCGCCGGTTTGCTGTTCAACCAGTTCGCCGACGCCACCGACGAGGCCGACGAACAGAAGATCCAGGAGACGGTGCTCCGGCTGTTTACCTTCCCGATCTTCGTCTGCTTCGGCCTGGCGCTGCCGGTCGCGGAATGGATCGCGCTGGGCTGGGCGGGGGTCGCCCTCGCTGCGAGCGTCCTGCTCTTGCGGCGCCTTCCGATGCTCGTCGTGTTCCGACGGTTCGTCGACCCGATCGATGGGGCGCGCGACGCCCTGTTCGCGGGGTGGTTCGGGCCGATCGGTATCGCGGCCATCTTCTACGCGACCGTCGCCCACCGGGTCCTCGGGCTCGAGCTCGTCTGGCCCGCGGCCAGCCTGGTCGTCGCGAGTTCGGTGCTGGTCCACGGCGTCACGGCGACGCCGTTCACGAAACTGTACGGGCGACGAAGCGGGCGCGCGCGAACGCAGCGACAGTCGCAGTCGACGGAGAGCGACGCGTCGTCATCGTTCTCCGATGGCTGA
- a CDS encoding adenylate kinase → MAQPRILILGAPGAGKGTQSAKIIEEFDVDHITTGDALRSNKEMDISDMDTEYDTPGEYMDRGELVPDDVVNAIVDEALSQADGFVLDGYPRNLDQAEELEDMTDLNIVLYLDVTEEELVHRLTGRRLDPETGDIYHVEYNPPEDPEVEERLVQRDDDTEETVKERLSVFRENTEPVIEYYEDQGDLERVDGDQAPNEVWEDVKATIEDAA, encoded by the coding sequence ATGGCACAGCCACGAATCCTGATCCTGGGTGCGCCCGGCGCAGGAAAGGGGACCCAGAGCGCAAAGATCATCGAGGAGTTCGACGTCGACCACATCACCACCGGCGACGCCTTGCGGTCGAACAAGGAGATGGACATCTCCGACATGGACACCGAGTACGACACGCCAGGCGAGTACATGGACCGCGGCGAACTCGTCCCCGACGACGTCGTCAACGCCATCGTCGACGAGGCGCTCAGCCAGGCCGACGGCTTCGTCCTCGACGGCTACCCGCGCAACTTAGACCAGGCCGAAGAGCTCGAGGACATGACCGACCTCAACATCGTGCTCTACCTCGACGTCACCGAGGAGGAACTCGTCCACCGACTGACGGGCCGCCGACTCGACCCCGAAACGGGCGATATCTACCACGTCGAGTACAATCCGCCGGAGGACCCTGAGGTCGAGGAACGACTCGTCCAGCGCGACGACGACACCGAAGAGACGGTCAAAGAACGCCTGTCGGTCTTCCGCGAGAACACCGAACCGGTCATCGAGTACTACGAGGACCAGGGCGACCTCGAGCGAGTCGACGGCGACCAGGCGCCCAACGAGGTCTGGGAGGACGTGAAGGCGACGATCGAAGACGCCGCGTAA
- the cmk gene encoding (d)CMP kinase: MLLTVSGPPGSGKSTTAELLADAFDLDHVSGGDIFRELADERGYTPLEFNKLAEENDQIDRDLDRRLREIAVEEDDLVLESRLAGWLAGDQADFRFWLDAPARVRGERIAEREDKDPERATEETKAREASEAQRYEEYYGIDIRDLTIYDLSVNTARWEPAAVLDMLVTAVERYEADGDEGQALVNTDYEF, encoded by the coding sequence ATGTTACTCACCGTCTCCGGCCCGCCGGGAAGCGGGAAGAGCACGACCGCGGAGTTGCTCGCCGACGCCTTCGATCTCGACCACGTCAGCGGCGGTGACATCTTCCGCGAGCTAGCCGACGAGCGCGGCTACACGCCGCTGGAGTTCAACAAGCTCGCCGAGGAAAACGACCAGATCGATCGCGATCTCGATCGGCGGCTTCGCGAAATCGCCGTCGAGGAGGACGACTTGGTCCTCGAATCGCGACTCGCCGGCTGGCTCGCGGGCGACCAGGCGGACTTTCGCTTCTGGCTGGACGCGCCGGCACGGGTCCGCGGCGAGCGGATCGCCGAGCGCGAGGACAAGGACCCCGAGCGGGCGACCGAGGAGACCAAAGCCCGCGAGGCCAGCGAAGCCCAGCGCTACGAGGAGTACTACGGGATCGATATTCGCGATCTGACGATCTACGACCTGTCGGTGAACACGGCCCGCTGGGAGCCCGCCGCCGTCCTCGACATGCTCGTCACCGCCGTCGAGCGCTACGAGGCCGACGGCGACGAAGGGCAGGCCCTCGTCAACACCGACTACGAGTTCTAA
- a CDS encoding cytochrome C oxidase subunit IV family protein, with translation MASLRTYGLIYVALLLLATGKFVFFHFPEIFTYQMAVGGTMILAVIKVSLIAGYFQHLREEPRSITYLMLVAVFMVFLLTLAAGYSIQ, from the coding sequence ATGGCGAGCCTTCGGACCTACGGCCTGATTTACGTGGCACTGCTCCTGTTGGCAACGGGGAAGTTCGTCTTCTTCCACTTCCCGGAGATTTTTACCTACCAGATGGCAGTCGGCGGCACGATGATCCTGGCGGTCATCAAGGTCTCGCTGATCGCCGGCTACTTCCAGCACCTCCGGGAGGAGCCCCGGTCGATCACCTACCTGATGCTCGTGGCGGTGTTCATGGTGTTCCTGCTCACCCTCGCCGCGGGCTACTCGATCCAGTAA
- a CDS encoding sugar phosphate isomerase/epimerase family protein, producing the protein MVRTGIQLYTLRDLDEPLPTLLRRVGETEFDGVEFAGFDETTPEAAADVLDETELNVAGVHVGIESLETDSDLDAVSETCTALDCERVVVPYLGVEHFETAAAVRETATRLSALADRLAERGLALSYHNHDHEFVALEGDGRNAFDLLLDETDDSVLIELDVGWAAAAGDDPVALLERLEGRAPLVHVKDVADGRPVELGDGEVALDACATAARDAGAEWLLYEHDEPTDPAASLERGAATLAERRD; encoded by the coding sequence ATGGTTCGAACCGGAATCCAGCTGTACACGCTGCGCGACCTCGATGAACCGCTGCCGACGCTGCTCCGTCGCGTCGGCGAGACCGAGTTCGACGGCGTCGAGTTCGCCGGGTTCGACGAGACGACGCCGGAAGCGGCCGCCGACGTCCTCGACGAGACCGAACTGAACGTCGCCGGCGTCCACGTCGGGATCGAGTCGCTTGAGACCGATTCCGATCTCGACGCCGTCTCCGAGACCTGCACCGCCCTCGACTGCGAGCGCGTCGTCGTTCCGTATCTCGGTGTCGAGCACTTCGAGACCGCAGCGGCGGTCCGCGAGACGGCGACCAGGCTCTCGGCGCTCGCCGATCGCCTGGCGGAGCGCGGCCTCGCGCTTAGCTATCACAACCACGACCACGAGTTCGTCGCGCTCGAGGGCGACGGGCGGAACGCGTTCGACCTGTTGCTCGACGAGACGGACGACTCTGTGCTGATCGAACTCGACGTCGGCTGGGCGGCCGCGGCGGGGGACGATCCGGTCGCGTTGCTCGAGCGACTCGAGGGACGCGCGCCGCTCGTCCACGTCAAAGACGTAGCCGACGGCCGGCCGGTCGAGCTCGGCGATGGCGAGGTGGCGCTCGACGCGTGCGCGACGGCCGCCCGCGACGCCGGCGCCGAATGGCTGCTCTACGAGCACGACGAACCGACCGATCCCGCGGCGTCGCTCGAGCGCGGGGCAGCGACGCTCGCGGAGCGCCGAGACTGA